A DNA window from Pseudarthrobacter sp. W1I19 contains the following coding sequences:
- a CDS encoding DNA translocase FtsK, producing the protein MATRTTSAPNGSSKASSGSKAGGRGSSTTAAKSPARSGRAGSSGTARTRQLPAVEQHQPWLLRVVGGAWLGIGHLVGGGVRRIGHDVSDLPADERRDGAALFNLALGIFIATFAWWGLTGWFPDAVYSVVNGTFGWMSLLLPLMLFVCSFRLFRQPSDGRGNNRVGIGFLIMTFAGCGLAHVLGGQPTVAQGFDGLRQAGGMLGFLGASPLAAIHPAVPLVLYGLLAFVSLLIITATPFGAIPRRLRGAYEHLMGIDLQEEDGNRHDRSYLERTPPAAPKKKKRRFFGKDEESDAGLEGYVGDEAFEHAVIDDDEPEPPRPAPGVRRPTQAEIAVEKIKAAQGLGSAAAGQDNATEAIPMVTPGMAAAGPKPVAAPTVPSNPVAPAPPPVPIPQRTEQLSLAGDVTYTLPASDYLTPGSIPKERTEANDAVVAALTDTLQQFNVDATVTGFSRGPTVTRYEIELAPGTKVERVTALSKNISYAVASSDVRILSPIPGKSAIGIEIPNTDRETVSLGDVLRSQNARRTDHPMVMGVGKDVEGGYVVANLAKMPHLLVAGATGAGKSSFVNSMITSILMRATPDEVRMVMVDPKRVELTAYEGVPHLITPIITNPKKAAEALQWVVREMDARYDDLANYGFKHIDDFNKAVRAGKVQPPVDSKRVIRPYPYLLVIVDELADLMMVAPRDVEDSIVRITQLARAAGIHLVLATQRPSVDVVTGLIKANVPSRMAFATSSVTDSRVVLDQPGAEKLIGQGDALFLPMGASKAMRVQGAWVTESEIHKVVEHVKGQLQASYRDDVAAEAPKKQIDDDIGDDLEVLLQATELVVTTQFGSTSMLQRKLRVGFAKAGRLMDLLESRGVVGPSEGSKARDVLVKPDDLAPVLAAMKGQEAPAAPDAQTAALSDNANANIAQGGYAEDLVATDLDQRKQNVEYYDGSDSPPGGYDDEDGSEDAWSLTGR; encoded by the coding sequence ATGGCCACTCGTACTACTTCCGCGCCCAATGGATCCAGCAAGGCCAGCTCCGGCAGCAAAGCCGGCGGCCGCGGTTCCAGCACCACGGCAGCAAAATCTCCGGCCAGGTCCGGACGGGCCGGGAGTTCCGGTACGGCCAGGACACGCCAGCTTCCCGCCGTCGAACAGCACCAGCCCTGGCTGCTGCGGGTAGTAGGCGGAGCATGGCTGGGCATCGGCCATCTCGTGGGCGGGGGAGTGCGGCGCATCGGCCATGACGTCAGCGACCTCCCGGCCGACGAACGCCGCGACGGCGCAGCCCTGTTCAACCTTGCCCTGGGCATCTTCATCGCCACCTTCGCCTGGTGGGGCCTCACCGGCTGGTTCCCGGACGCCGTCTACAGCGTGGTGAACGGGACGTTCGGCTGGATGTCGCTGCTGCTTCCGCTGATGCTCTTTGTTTGCTCCTTCCGGCTCTTCCGCCAGCCCTCCGACGGGCGGGGCAACAACCGGGTGGGCATCGGCTTCCTCATCATGACGTTTGCCGGCTGCGGCCTGGCCCACGTCCTGGGCGGACAGCCCACTGTCGCCCAGGGCTTTGACGGGCTGCGCCAGGCCGGCGGGATGCTGGGCTTCCTCGGGGCCTCGCCTCTGGCCGCGATCCATCCGGCCGTGCCGCTGGTGCTTTACGGGCTGCTGGCGTTTGTGTCGCTGCTCATCATCACCGCAACGCCGTTCGGTGCCATCCCGCGGCGGCTGCGCGGCGCTTACGAGCACCTGATGGGCATCGACCTGCAGGAGGAGGACGGGAACCGCCACGACCGCAGCTACCTTGAGCGGACGCCGCCTGCGGCACCCAAAAAGAAGAAGCGCCGCTTCTTCGGCAAGGATGAGGAGTCCGACGCCGGCCTGGAAGGGTATGTGGGCGACGAAGCCTTCGAGCATGCCGTCATTGACGACGACGAGCCGGAGCCGCCGCGTCCGGCCCCCGGTGTCCGCCGTCCCACCCAGGCGGAGATCGCCGTCGAAAAGATCAAAGCCGCGCAGGGCCTCGGCAGCGCAGCGGCCGGCCAGGACAACGCCACCGAAGCCATCCCCATGGTCACTCCCGGGATGGCAGCTGCCGGTCCTAAGCCGGTTGCCGCACCTACCGTCCCCTCCAACCCGGTGGCTCCCGCACCGCCGCCCGTTCCCATCCCGCAGCGCACCGAGCAGTTGTCCCTCGCCGGCGACGTGACGTACACGCTCCCGGCGTCGGACTACCTCACGCCCGGCTCCATCCCGAAGGAGCGCACGGAAGCCAATGACGCCGTCGTCGCCGCCCTGACGGACACCCTGCAGCAGTTCAATGTCGATGCCACCGTGACGGGCTTCAGCCGCGGGCCCACCGTCACCCGCTACGAGATCGAACTGGCGCCGGGAACCAAGGTGGAGCGGGTTACCGCGCTGTCCAAGAACATTTCCTATGCCGTCGCGTCCAGCGACGTGCGGATCCTCAGCCCCATACCGGGCAAGTCCGCCATCGGTATCGAGATCCCCAACACGGACCGCGAGACCGTGTCCCTGGGTGATGTGCTCCGCAGCCAGAACGCCCGCCGCACCGATCACCCGATGGTGATGGGCGTGGGCAAGGACGTTGAGGGCGGCTACGTGGTGGCCAACCTGGCCAAGATGCCCCACCTGCTGGTGGCCGGCGCCACCGGTGCCGGTAAGTCCTCCTTCGTGAACTCCATGATCACGTCCATCCTGATGCGCGCCACCCCGGACGAGGTGCGGATGGTCATGGTGGACCCGAAGCGTGTGGAACTTACCGCGTATGAAGGCGTCCCGCACCTCATCACGCCCATCATCACCAACCCCAAGAAAGCCGCCGAAGCGCTCCAGTGGGTGGTCCGGGAGATGGATGCGCGCTACGACGACCTCGCCAATTACGGCTTCAAGCACATTGACGACTTCAACAAGGCCGTGCGTGCCGGCAAGGTCCAGCCGCCGGTGGATTCCAAGCGCGTTATCCGCCCATACCCCTACCTGCTGGTGATCGTGGACGAACTCGCCGACCTCATGATGGTGGCCCCGCGCGACGTCGAAGACTCCATCGTCCGCATCACACAGCTGGCACGTGCCGCCGGCATCCACCTCGTCCTGGCAACCCAGCGGCCGTCGGTGGACGTGGTGACCGGCCTGATCAAGGCCAACGTTCCCTCCAGGATGGCGTTCGCCACCTCCTCTGTCACGGACTCCCGCGTGGTCCTGGACCAGCCCGGTGCCGAAAAACTCATCGGCCAGGGTGACGCGCTCTTCCTGCCCATGGGCGCTTCCAAGGCCATGCGCGTCCAGGGCGCCTGGGTCACAGAGTCTGAAATCCACAAGGTGGTGGAGCACGTCAAGGGACAGCTCCAGGCCAGCTACCGTGACGACGTCGCGGCGGAGGCGCCCAAGAAGCAGATCGACGACGACATCGGGGACGACCTCGAGGTGCTGCTGCAGGCCACCGAACTGGTGGTCACCACGCAGTTCGGCTCCACGTCCATGCTGCAGCGCAAGCTGCGCGTGGGCTTCGCGAAGGCCGGCCGCCTCATGGACCTGCTCGAATCAAGGGGAGTGGTGGGCCCCTCGGAAGGCTCGAAGGCCCGCGACGTCCTGGTGAAACCGGACGACCTTGCCCCGGTCCTGGCCGCCATGAAGGGCCAGGAGGCACCGGCCGCACCGGACGCGCAGACGGCTGCGCTCAGCGACAACGCCAACGCGAACATCGCCCAGGGCGGGTACGCCGAAGACCTGGTGGCCACTGACCTGGACCAGAGGAAACAGAACGTGGAATATTACGATGGCTCCGACTCCCCGCCGGGCGGGTACGACGACGAGGACGGCTCCGAGGACGCCTGGTCCCTCACGGGGCGCTAG
- a CDS encoding ribonuclease J: protein MTQIALTGLVTPPRLPNGTLRIVPLGGLGEIGRNMAVFEIDGKLLIVDCGVLFPEETQPGVDLILPDFSYIENRLDDIVAVVLTHGHEDHIGAVPYLLRLRNDIPLVGSQLTLALIEAKLQEHRIRPYTLTVEEGQVEKFGPFECEFVAVNHSIPDALAVFIRTAGGTVLHTGDFKMDQLPLDGRITDLRHFAKLGEEGVDLFMSDSTNADVPGFTTAEKEIGPTLERLFGQATKRIIVASFSSHVHRVQQVLDAAAKHNRKVAFVGRSMVRNMAIAEKLGYLDVPPGLIVDIKNIDNLPDNRVVLMSTGSQGEPMAALSRMANGDHRVVVGDGDTVILASSLIPGNENAVFRIINGLLKLGADVIHKGNAKVHVSGHAAAGELLYCYNILEPLNAMPVHGETRHLIANGKIAIESGVPEASVILADNGTVIDLKDHRADVVGQVEVGFVYVDGSSVGEITDADLKDRRILGDEGFISIITVINRTTGKVVSGPEIHARGVAEDDSVFDDIVPKINAALEEAVLNHADHTSHQLQQVVRRVVGTWVNRKLRRKPMIIPVVLEA from the coding sequence ATGACCCAAATCGCCCTGACCGGCCTTGTCACCCCGCCCCGCCTGCCCAACGGCACGTTGCGGATCGTCCCGCTCGGCGGGCTGGGGGAGATCGGCCGGAACATGGCCGTGTTCGAAATCGACGGCAAACTGCTGATCGTTGACTGCGGCGTCCTCTTCCCTGAGGAAACCCAGCCCGGCGTCGACTTGATCCTCCCTGACTTCTCCTACATCGAGAACCGGCTGGATGACATCGTCGCCGTCGTCCTGACCCACGGCCACGAGGACCACATCGGAGCTGTCCCGTACCTGCTGCGGCTCCGCAACGACATCCCGCTGGTGGGCTCGCAACTGACCCTTGCCCTGATTGAGGCGAAGTTGCAGGAACACCGCATCCGGCCCTACACACTCACCGTGGAAGAGGGCCAGGTCGAGAAGTTCGGCCCCTTCGAGTGTGAATTCGTGGCGGTGAACCACTCGATTCCTGACGCCCTGGCCGTCTTCATCCGCACCGCAGGCGGTACCGTGCTGCACACCGGCGACTTCAAAATGGACCAGCTTCCGCTCGACGGCCGCATCACCGACCTCCGGCACTTCGCCAAGCTCGGCGAAGAGGGCGTGGACCTCTTTATGTCGGACTCCACCAACGCGGATGTCCCGGGCTTCACCACCGCGGAAAAGGAAATCGGCCCCACACTGGAGCGCCTCTTCGGCCAGGCCACCAAGCGCATCATCGTGGCGTCCTTCTCCTCGCACGTCCACCGGGTCCAGCAGGTCCTGGACGCGGCCGCCAAGCACAACCGCAAGGTGGCGTTCGTTGGCCGTTCCATGGTCCGGAACATGGCTATCGCGGAAAAATTGGGATACCTGGATGTTCCGCCGGGCCTGATCGTGGACATCAAGAACATCGACAACCTGCCGGACAACCGGGTGGTGCTCATGTCCACCGGCTCCCAGGGTGAACCGATGGCGGCGCTGTCCCGGATGGCCAACGGGGACCACCGCGTGGTGGTGGGCGACGGCGACACCGTCATCCTGGCCTCCAGCCTTATTCCCGGCAACGAAAACGCCGTCTTCCGCATCATCAATGGCCTGCTGAAACTGGGCGCCGATGTCATCCACAAGGGCAACGCCAAGGTCCACGTCTCGGGCCATGCCGCGGCCGGTGAACTCCTGTACTGCTACAACATTCTTGAGCCGCTCAACGCCATGCCCGTGCACGGCGAGACCCGGCACCTGATTGCCAACGGCAAGATCGCCATCGAGTCCGGTGTTCCGGAAGCGAGCGTGATCCTGGCAGACAACGGCACCGTGATCGACCTGAAGGACCACCGCGCCGATGTGGTGGGACAGGTTGAAGTGGGCTTCGTCTATGTGGACGGATCCAGCGTGGGAGAAATCACCGACGCCGACCTCAAGGACCGTCGCATTCTCGGCGATGAGGGCTTCATCTCCATCATCACCGTCATCAACCGGACCACCGGCAAAGTAGTCTCCGGACCGGAAATCCACGCCCGCGGTGTGGCAGAGGACGATTCCGTGTTCGATGACATCGTCCCCAAGATCAACGCTGCGCTGGAAGAAGCCGTCCTGAACCACGCGGACCACACCAGCCATCAACTCCAGCAGGTGGTCCGCCGGGTAGTGGGCACCTGGGTCAACCGCAAGCTCCGCCGCAAGCCAATGATCATCCCCGTGGTGCTCGAGGCCTAA
- the dapA gene encoding 4-hydroxy-tetrahydrodipicolinate synthase yields the protein MADTSAHIPALGTLLTAMVTPFAKDGSVDYQQAAELATKLVDDGCDGLVVTGTTGETSTLTDEENLGMFRAVKEAVGGRAAVIAGTGTNDTAHSVHLSQQAAALGVDGILLVTPYYNKPSQSGLRAHFETIASAADVPVMLYDIPGRSSIAIEPDTMIRLAQHPNIVAVKDAKADFVAATRVMSETDLLFYSGDDGLTLPWMALGAVGLVGVTTHVATRRFRELIDAVNANDLGTARKINFELQPVVRATMTRVQGAVAAKQILKWQGVLPNSIVRLPLVEPDEAEIEIIRGDLAEAGLVFS from the coding sequence ATGGCTGACACTTCCGCGCACATCCCTGCCCTCGGTACCCTCCTGACCGCGATGGTTACGCCGTTCGCCAAGGACGGTTCAGTTGATTACCAGCAGGCAGCGGAACTGGCCACCAAGCTCGTCGACGACGGCTGCGACGGGCTGGTGGTCACCGGAACCACGGGTGAAACCTCCACCCTCACCGACGAAGAGAACCTCGGCATGTTCCGGGCCGTCAAGGAAGCCGTGGGCGGCCGTGCCGCGGTCATCGCCGGTACCGGCACTAACGACACCGCGCACTCGGTGCACCTTTCCCAGCAGGCCGCAGCGCTCGGCGTCGACGGCATCCTGCTGGTGACCCCTTACTACAACAAGCCCAGCCAGTCCGGCCTCCGCGCGCACTTCGAGACCATCGCCTCGGCCGCCGACGTGCCCGTGATGCTCTATGACATTCCCGGCCGGTCCTCCATCGCCATCGAACCCGACACCATGATCCGGCTGGCGCAGCACCCCAACATCGTCGCGGTGAAGGACGCCAAGGCCGACTTCGTGGCCGCCACCCGCGTTATGAGCGAGACGGACCTGCTCTTCTACTCCGGTGATGACGGACTGACCCTGCCCTGGATGGCGCTGGGCGCCGTCGGCCTGGTGGGCGTCACCACACACGTGGCCACCCGCCGCTTCCGCGAACTCATTGACGCCGTGAATGCCAACGACCTCGGCACCGCCCGGAAGATCAACTTCGAACTCCAGCCGGTAGTGCGTGCAACCATGACCCGTGTCCAGGGTGCAGTGGCGGCCAAACAGATTCTTAAATGGCAGGGAGTCCTGCCCAACTCGATTGTCCGTTTGCCCCTCGTGGAGCCGGACGAAGCCGAGATCGAAATCATCCGCGGGGATTTGGCGGAAGCGGGGCTGGTCTTTTCCTGA
- a CDS encoding carbon-nitrogen hydrolase family protein, whose translation MTDTLPVSVIQYRPLDGGIPANAEEHVRLIEDADDHGARLVVFPELSLTGYRLDLLDRPESWLAPDDHRLADVREICRRTGITAVIGAALREADGTPRLASLAVHPDGSTETAFKTHLHGDELELFTPGEGATHIEVDGWKTALAICLDASVPSHSGDSAAAGADLYCVSALYTKDEEHRLALHLGARAMDNRMFTALANLGGSSPLGESCGLSGVWGPDGLPLKQASGTGTEIVSAVLQRGRLNKFRR comes from the coding sequence GTGACTGACACCCTTCCTGTCTCCGTCATTCAGTACCGCCCGCTGGATGGAGGCATCCCGGCCAACGCTGAGGAGCACGTGCGCCTTATCGAGGACGCTGATGACCATGGCGCCCGCCTGGTGGTCTTCCCCGAGCTTTCCCTGACCGGCTACCGGCTGGATCTCCTCGACCGCCCTGAGTCGTGGCTTGCGCCGGATGATCACCGGCTCGCGGATGTCCGGGAGATCTGCCGCAGGACGGGGATTACCGCCGTCATAGGGGCGGCCCTTCGGGAGGCCGATGGCACCCCACGGCTGGCATCGCTTGCCGTCCACCCTGATGGCAGTACCGAGACGGCCTTCAAGACCCACCTCCACGGGGATGAGCTCGAACTCTTCACGCCCGGGGAGGGGGCCACGCATATAGAGGTGGACGGGTGGAAGACTGCGCTGGCGATCTGCCTGGATGCCTCCGTGCCCTCGCATTCCGGTGATTCCGCGGCTGCCGGCGCCGACCTCTATTGTGTGTCCGCCCTCTACACCAAAGACGAGGAACACCGCCTTGCCCTCCACCTTGGTGCCCGCGCCATGGACAACCGGATGTTCACGGCGCTGGCGAACCTCGGCGGCAGCAGCCCGCTGGGCGAATCATGCGGCCTCAGCGGCGTCTGGGGCCCGGACGGTCTTCCCCTGAAGCAGGCCTCGGGAACCGGCACTGAAATCGTTTCAGCCGTCCTGCAGCGCGGCCGCCTCAACAAATTCCGGAGGTGA
- a CDS encoding heparan-alpha-glucosaminide N-acetyltransferase domain-containing protein: MTSRNAAASTRTSPGQSAPARLHGIDAARGLALLGMMATHLLPTFESNANLTPTWIGLTFSGRAAALFAVLAGVGLALSTGKHKPLQGPELSGARRGVALRALVIAAVGLSLGGLEVNLAIILVHYAVLFLCVLPFLGLRLKALCAWAAGWILVSPVLAYLLRPWLLAANPPLKLGHNPSWEDLSIPGRLLADVFLTGYYPVFQWLSYLLVGLVVGRLMLHKALVPWVLLVGGTLIAVLAKSLGTAAMEDWGGRAALEKVLNSPGYPLGSVLQVNLTGIPQEGSWWWLASAAPHSATTLDLLHTSAVAAAVIGAFLLLGRLADWVALDLLLALRGAGAMTLTLYSVHVWVVSAFYLKPMPEGWNEDAMYFAHAASAVIIGMVFVLLKWRGPLEWLGHAANQLGRGGVKAVR; this comes from the coding sequence ATGACCTCCCGTAATGCCGCCGCTTCCACCAGGACGTCTCCCGGACAGTCCGCCCCGGCCAGGCTTCACGGTATAGACGCGGCGCGCGGGCTGGCTTTGCTGGGAATGATGGCCACCCACCTGCTTCCCACCTTCGAGTCGAACGCCAACCTCACCCCAACCTGGATCGGCCTGACCTTTTCTGGCCGGGCGGCTGCCCTGTTCGCGGTCCTGGCTGGAGTGGGGCTTGCCCTATCCACGGGAAAGCACAAGCCGCTGCAGGGTCCTGAGCTGTCCGGCGCCCGCCGCGGCGTGGCGCTGCGCGCCCTGGTGATTGCCGCCGTCGGACTCTCCCTGGGTGGCCTGGAAGTAAACCTGGCCATCATCCTGGTCCATTACGCAGTCCTGTTCCTGTGCGTACTGCCGTTCCTGGGCCTGCGGCTGAAGGCGCTTTGCGCCTGGGCAGCCGGCTGGATTCTGGTGTCCCCGGTGCTGGCGTACCTGCTGCGTCCGTGGCTGCTCGCCGCGAACCCGCCGCTCAAGCTGGGGCACAACCCGTCCTGGGAGGACCTCTCCATACCGGGAAGGCTGCTGGCCGACGTCTTCCTGACAGGCTATTACCCCGTCTTCCAGTGGCTGTCCTACCTCCTGGTGGGGCTCGTCGTCGGCCGCCTGATGCTGCACAAAGCGCTGGTGCCCTGGGTGCTGCTGGTGGGCGGAACCCTCATTGCCGTCCTGGCCAAATCACTGGGCACTGCGGCGATGGAGGACTGGGGCGGCCGTGCGGCGCTGGAGAAGGTACTGAACTCCCCCGGCTATCCGCTGGGCAGCGTTCTGCAGGTCAACCTGACCGGCATCCCGCAGGAGGGTTCGTGGTGGTGGCTGGCATCCGCGGCACCCCACTCGGCAACCACCCTGGACCTGCTGCACACGTCAGCGGTGGCCGCAGCAGTCATCGGGGCGTTCCTGCTGTTGGGCAGGCTGGCCGATTGGGTGGCCCTGGACCTGCTGCTGGCCCTCCGGGGCGCGGGCGCCATGACCCTTACCCTGTACTCCGTCCACGTGTGGGTGGTTTCGGCGTTCTACCTCAAGCCGATGCCGGAGGGCTGGAACGAAGACGCCATGTATTTCGCCCACGCTGCCTCCGCGGTGATCATTGGCATGGTGTTTGTGCTGCTCAAATGGCGCGGGCCGCTGGAATGGCTGGGGCACGCGGCGAACCAGTTGGGGCGTGGCGGGGTAAAAGCCGTCCGTTAA
- the dapB gene encoding 4-hydroxy-tetrahydrodipicolinate reductase, with the protein MTEHLSVPLPVAVLGANGRMGAEAVKAIEAAPDMKLVAALGRGDSLDQITAAGARFVVDLTVPESTEANVRFAVEHGIHAVVGTTGWDAARLAALKDLLAGQPETGVLIAPNFALGSVLASAFVAKASKYFESVEIIELHHPDKVDAPSGTAVRTAQLIAAERAAANVSPSPDATTSELAGARGCEVDGVRVHSVRLRGLVAHQEVLLGSAGEQLTLRHDSFDRASFMPGVLLGLRNVAAHPGLTVGLDGYLDLGL; encoded by the coding sequence ATGACCGAACATCTCTCCGTGCCCTTGCCCGTTGCCGTGCTGGGCGCGAACGGGCGCATGGGCGCCGAAGCCGTAAAAGCCATCGAAGCCGCGCCGGACATGAAGCTGGTCGCAGCCCTGGGCCGCGGGGACTCGCTGGACCAGATCACGGCAGCAGGTGCCCGGTTTGTGGTGGACCTTACTGTGCCGGAAAGCACAGAAGCGAACGTCCGCTTCGCCGTCGAACACGGCATCCACGCCGTGGTGGGCACCACCGGCTGGGACGCCGCGCGCCTGGCCGCCCTGAAAGACCTACTGGCCGGCCAGCCCGAAACCGGTGTGCTGATCGCCCCCAACTTTGCCCTTGGCTCAGTCCTTGCCTCCGCTTTCGTTGCGAAGGCGTCCAAGTACTTTGAGTCGGTGGAAATCATCGAACTGCACCACCCGGACAAGGTGGATGCGCCATCCGGTACCGCCGTCCGCACCGCCCAGCTCATCGCCGCCGAACGCGCCGCTGCCAACGTTTCGCCAAGCCCCGATGCCACCACCAGCGAACTCGCCGGTGCCCGCGGCTGCGAGGTTGACGGTGTCCGCGTCCACAGTGTTCGCCTCCGCGGCCTGGTGGCCCACCAGGAAGTCCTCCTCGGCAGCGCCGGCGAGCAGCTGACCCTGCGCCACGATTCCTTCGACCGCGCCTCCTTTATGCCCGGCGTGCTCCTTGGCCTGCGCAACGTTGCCGCCCACCCCGGACTCACGGTTGGTTTGGACGGCTACCTGGACCTGGGGCTGTAG
- a CDS encoding molybdenum cofactor biosynthesis protein MoaE produces MGTEMAFEVVNAVLSAEPISVDQAIAAVESDTAGAVVSFSGVVRNHDGGKPVERLSYSAHPTAHQVMTDVVAQLVAEQSAAGRSAGAGGGSSQPVRIWAAHRIGMLEIGDPALVCAVSAAHRGQAFAVCSELVDRIKEQVPIWKEQFFTDGTVEWVGAGN; encoded by the coding sequence ATGGGCACTGAAATGGCATTCGAGGTAGTCAACGCGGTCCTGAGCGCAGAGCCCATCTCCGTTGACCAGGCCATCGCGGCGGTAGAGAGCGACACTGCGGGTGCGGTGGTCAGCTTCAGCGGCGTGGTGCGCAACCACGACGGCGGCAAGCCGGTTGAGCGCCTCAGCTACAGTGCGCACCCCACGGCACACCAGGTGATGACCGACGTCGTAGCGCAGCTGGTCGCTGAACAATCGGCAGCTGGCCGTTCCGCTGGCGCAGGTGGCGGGTCTTCCCAGCCAGTGCGGATCTGGGCCGCGCACCGGATCGGCATGCTGGAAATCGGCGACCCCGCCCTGGTATGTGCCGTGTCCGCCGCCCACCGCGGCCAGGCCTTTGCCGTGTGCTCCGAACTGGTGGACCGGATCAAGGAGCAGGTTCCCATCTGGAAGGAACAGTTTTTCACCGACGGAACCGTGGAATGGGTGGGCGCGGGCAACTGA
- a CDS encoding MogA/MoaB family molybdenum cofactor biosynthesis protein, whose product MSTSSTLSAPEPHRHGDVQGRKAGVVIASTRAAAGIYDDETGPVISDWLTEHGFDVFPAMVVPDGEPVGAAIRALLTQRPAVVITSGGTGLSPDDRTPDVTLPLLDREIPGIMEAIRRAGAAKTPLAALSRGYAGAAGHTFIINLPGSPKGVMDGLTVLDPVIGHLCDQLEGGHGH is encoded by the coding sequence GTGAGCACCTCGAGCACCCTTAGCGCCCCCGAGCCGCACCGCCACGGCGACGTACAGGGCCGGAAGGCCGGCGTCGTGATCGCCTCCACCCGGGCCGCCGCAGGGATTTACGACGACGAAACCGGCCCCGTGATCAGCGACTGGCTGACCGAACACGGCTTCGACGTGTTCCCCGCCATGGTGGTGCCCGATGGCGAGCCCGTGGGCGCTGCGATCCGTGCCCTCCTCACCCAGCGGCCCGCCGTCGTGATCACCAGCGGCGGAACGGGACTCAGCCCGGACGACCGTACGCCGGACGTCACCCTGCCACTCCTGGACCGCGAGATTCCCGGCATCATGGAAGCGATCCGCCGGGCCGGGGCCGCGAAGACCCCGCTGGCGGCCCTGAGCCGTGGCTACGCGGGCGCTGCGGGCCATACTTTCATCATCAACCTGCCCGGATCACCGAAGGGGGTCATGGACGGACTGACCGTCCTGGACCCGGTGATCGGGCACCTCTGCGACCAGCTGGAAGGCGGACATGGGCACTGA
- the moaC gene encoding cyclic pyranopterin monophosphate synthase MoaC, translating to MDAVNAEESPAALTHLRQDGSAQMVDVSAKAETTREATATATVRTTAEVMALLGSGGLPKGDALAVARVAGIMAAKKTPELIPLCHPLPLSKVTVDFDLAPESVSILATVKTRGVTGVEMEALTAVSVAALSVYDMIKAVDKHAVLNDIKVLAKSGGKSGDWTL from the coding sequence ATGGATGCTGTGAATGCAGAAGAATCCCCGGCCGCGCTGACGCACCTGCGCCAGGACGGCAGCGCCCAGATGGTGGACGTCTCCGCCAAAGCCGAAACCACCCGCGAGGCCACCGCCACCGCCACGGTCCGCACCACCGCAGAGGTCATGGCGCTGCTCGGCTCCGGCGGACTGCCTAAAGGGGACGCGCTCGCCGTGGCGCGCGTGGCTGGAATCATGGCTGCCAAAAAAACCCCCGAACTGATTCCGCTCTGCCATCCGCTTCCGCTGTCCAAAGTTACGGTGGACTTTGACCTCGCCCCGGAATCCGTGTCGATCCTGGCCACCGTGAAGACCCGCGGGGTTACTGGCGTGGAGATGGAAGCCCTTACCGCAGTTTCCGTCGCTGCGCTGAGCGTCTACGACATGATCAAGGCCGTGGACAAGCACGCCGTGCTGAACGACATCAAGGTCCTGGCCAAGAGCGGCGGCAAAAGCGGGGACTGGACACTGTGA